One Methanohalophilus mahii DSM 5219 genomic window carries:
- a CDS encoding P-II family nitrogen regulator: MYKVEAIIKPTKLHEVKDSLEEAGFASLTVTEVKGRGQQKGMMQQWRGRKYCVDLLPKTKIELVLAEEKLDEVVELIRKTATTGEIGDGKIFIYPVQSVIRIRTGEVDEDAL; the protein is encoded by the coding sequence ATGTACAAGGTAGAAGCAATCATAAAACCCACTAAATTGCATGAAGTAAAAGATTCTCTTGAAGAAGCAGGATTTGCAAGCCTCACCGTAACCGAGGTCAAGGGGAGAGGACAGCAAAAAGGAATGATGCAGCAGTGGAGAGGAAGGAAATACTGTGTAGACCTCCTTCCCAAGACAAAAATCGAGCTGGTACTGGCTGAAGAAAAACTCGACGAAGTTGTCGAGCTTATCCGAAAAACAGCTACTACCGGAGAAATCGGGGACGGAAAAATCTTCATATACCCGGTACAATCCGTAATCAGGATTCGTACAGGGGAAGTAGACGAGGATGCACTCTAA
- the npdG gene encoding NADPH-dependent F420 reductase yields the protein MRDERFMKIAILGGTGHIGKGFALRWGSLHDIIIGSRNAERASSAAKEYRGRLEDLGKKGSFEGVDNKTAAQMADVVLLAIKYRHVSSVIENITPVLKDQIVVSVVVPMEKDSCYIIPDARHMEVDVRDSAYNAEYFCYTQPAGGSAAEEIAKFLPQNIRLVSGFHNVPAKHLEDLSLALDYDIAICGNDMASKEVVCKLTEDIPNLRPLDAGPLQASSMIESLTPLLINIAARNNMDDVGVKFI from the coding sequence ATGAGAGATGAAAGGTTCATGAAAATAGCGATACTGGGCGGCACGGGACATATCGGTAAAGGTTTTGCTCTGCGTTGGGGAAGTCTTCACGATATCATCATTGGCTCAAGAAATGCAGAAAGAGCGTCTTCAGCGGCAAAAGAATACAGGGGCAGGCTGGAAGATCTTGGAAAGAAAGGCTCCTTTGAAGGTGTAGATAATAAAACAGCTGCGCAAATGGCCGATGTCGTATTGCTTGCAATAAAGTACCGCCATGTTTCATCTGTTATTGAAAACATTACTCCTGTACTAAAGGACCAGATTGTGGTCTCTGTGGTTGTTCCTATGGAAAAGGACAGCTGCTACATTATTCCCGATGCAAGACATATGGAAGTCGATGTACGGGATTCTGCATACAATGCGGAATATTTCTGTTATACACAACCTGCAGGTGGAAGCGCTGCCGAGGAGATTGCAAAATTCCTTCCCCAAAACATTCGGCTGGTATCGGGTTTTCACAATGTTCCTGCCAAACATCTTGAAGATCTCTCTCTTGCACTGGATTATGATATTGCTATCTGTGGCAATGATATGGCTTCAAAAGAAGTTGTCTGCAAACTCACAGAAGATATACCAAACTTGCGACCATTGGATGCAGGCCCCTTACAGGCTTCTTCCATGATCGAGTCCCTTACTCCCCTGCTGATAAATATAGCAGCTAGGAACAATATGGATGATGTGGGAGTGAAATTCATTTAA
- a CDS encoding helix-turn-helix transcriptional regulator, with protein MKNTLKVWRAKKDITQEELAREMEVTRQTINAIERGKYDPSIKLAFRMAKFFECSIEDIFIYEE; from the coding sequence ATGAAAAATACCCTGAAAGTCTGGAGAGCAAAGAAAGATATTACTCAGGAAGAGCTGGCCCGGGAAATGGAGGTTACAAGGCAAACCATCAACGCTATAGAACGTGGCAAATACGATCCGAGTATCAAGCTGGCATTCAGGATGGCTAAATTCTTCGAATGTTCAATAGAGGATATTTTCATCTATGAGGAATAA
- a CDS encoding class II fructose-bisphosphate aldolase, producing the protein MSESKFEPLPSSYLFNSLLDKDTIILAANPRISLVMRGIMKAAKDADAPLIVELARSESDLEGGYSGMTPAEFSKRCKKTANEVGLDVWSLHADHIGIKKGTPDDIESTRQLVSGQIDAGYTSFAIDASHLFNFQGGNLREELSQNIDATTEIAHHIQDKMSGRKYGLEVEVGEIGREDENGRVLTKPEEAVTFIKALNENGVYPHVLAIANGSAHGNTYDTNGNLIQQVSVDIEQTIAVADALKENGFSVRIAQHGITGTPRELIYEHFPHGDILKGNVATFFQNIVWEVFRIYEPELFSDIRKWTIENFRSKAPEKSDNEIFGKFSKYAVRQFFDRIDAVGENTRRAIDAKVYAETLMFLGAFKAEGTAQQVRDYIKSL; encoded by the coding sequence ATGAGTGAATCCAAATTCGAACCGTTGCCAAGTTCCTATTTATTTAACAGTTTGCTGGATAAAGATACCATAATCCTTGCTGCAAATCCGCGTATCTCTCTTGTTATGCGTGGAATTATGAAAGCAGCCAAAGACGCAGATGCCCCCCTGATTGTTGAACTCGCCCGTTCTGAATCCGATCTGGAGGGTGGTTACTCAGGTATGACCCCGGCTGAATTTTCAAAAAGGTGCAAGAAAACCGCCAATGAAGTTGGTCTGGATGTATGGTCTCTGCATGCCGACCATATTGGAATCAAGAAGGGCACTCCTGATGATATTGAATCCACAAGGCAACTTGTAAGTGGGCAGATTGATGCGGGATATACCTCTTTTGCAATCGATGCCTCCCATCTTTTCAATTTCCAGGGAGGCAACCTCCGTGAAGAACTTTCCCAGAATATTGATGCAACTACAGAGATAGCCCATCACATTCAGGATAAAATGAGCGGTCGGAAGTACGGGCTTGAAGTTGAGGTTGGTGAGATAGGCAGAGAGGACGAAAACGGCAGGGTACTTACCAAACCCGAAGAAGCAGTAACCTTCATCAAAGCGCTTAATGAAAACGGTGTATATCCACATGTGCTTGCAATCGCAAACGGTAGTGCCCATGGGAATACCTACGATACAAATGGAAATCTCATCCAGCAGGTTTCAGTTGATATAGAGCAGACCATTGCGGTTGCTGATGCCCTGAAAGAGAATGGCTTTAGTGTCAGGATCGCCCAGCACGGGATTACAGGTACTCCCAGGGAACTAATTTACGAGCATTTCCCTCATGGGGATATCCTGAAGGGCAATGTTGCCACATTTTTCCAGAATATTGTATGGGAAGTGTTCAGGATATATGAACCTGAGCTTTTCAGTGACATCCGGAAATGGACTATCGAGAATTTCCGCAGCAAAGCTCCCGAAAAGAGTGATAATGAGATATTCGGTAAATTCAGCAAGTATGCAGTAAGGCAGTTCTTTGACCGCATCGATGCTGTTGGTGAGAATACAAGGCGTGCCATTGATGCAAAGGTCTATGCTGAGACCCTGATGTTCCTCGGGGCTTTCAAGGCTGAAGGTACGGCACAGCAGGTCAGGGATTATATAAAATCCCTGTAA
- a CDS encoding ammonium transporter produces MSINMEKIGKLMILTCVILIVLLSPGAAVTAEENAQAISDMETALTFVWLLIASALVFFMHTGFSLVETGLTRSKNTANILMKNFMTITLGILIYWAVGWGVMYGADAAGLIGTDQFFLMGADNATYNGWFFQMVFAATGATIVSGAMAERTDFKAYLVFCILMVAIIYPVYGHWVWSGADLALLTGAESPIVKAIGVAHHDFAGSGVVHSIGGYAALAGVLLVGARVGKFKNGKPFAIPGHNLTFAFMGTLILALGWMGFNGGSTLDGNDPYMNLVLVNTFLSAAAGAIMVMLITWMKTGKPDPSLTANGLLGGLVAITAPCGSVTNGASILIGIVGGIIIYAGVMFNENVLKVDDPVGAVAVHGYCGSWGLLSVGLFSIGIGNGVLVDAVYAAEVPGLFYGGGVGLLAIQAVGVILSIVWAFGISYIVFKIIDMVIGLRVSEDIEIMGLDIAEHDIRAYPEHQLIED; encoded by the coding sequence ATGTCAATAAATATGGAAAAGATTGGAAAATTAATGATATTAACCTGTGTGATACTTATTGTATTGTTATCACCAGGAGCAGCTGTTACAGCAGAGGAAAATGCACAGGCGATCTCTGACATGGAGACAGCGCTTACCTTTGTCTGGCTCCTGATAGCAAGTGCCCTGGTATTCTTCATGCATACCGGTTTCTCATTGGTAGAAACCGGGCTTACCAGAAGTAAGAACACAGCAAACATCCTCATGAAAAACTTCATGACCATTACCCTCGGCATCCTGATCTACTGGGCTGTGGGCTGGGGAGTTATGTACGGTGCTGATGCCGCAGGCTTGATAGGGACTGACCAGTTTTTCCTTATGGGAGCCGATAATGCGACTTACAACGGCTGGTTCTTCCAGATGGTCTTTGCAGCGACCGGAGCAACGATTGTGTCCGGAGCAATGGCTGAGAGGACCGATTTCAAGGCTTATCTGGTATTTTGTATTTTAATGGTCGCCATTATATACCCCGTATACGGACACTGGGTATGGAGTGGAGCTGATTTAGCACTCCTGACAGGGGCTGAAAGTCCGATCGTAAAGGCTATCGGGGTTGCACACCACGACTTTGCCGGATCAGGGGTTGTACACTCCATTGGAGGATACGCTGCCCTTGCCGGAGTTCTCCTTGTTGGAGCAAGGGTTGGCAAATTCAAGAACGGAAAACCATTTGCGATCCCGGGTCACAACCTGACCTTCGCTTTCATGGGGACTTTGATCCTCGCCCTTGGCTGGATGGGATTCAACGGAGGAAGTACCCTTGACGGAAACGACCCTTACATGAACCTAGTTCTTGTCAACACCTTCCTTTCAGCCGCCGCCGGAGCGATCATGGTAATGTTGATCACCTGGATGAAAACCGGAAAGCCTGACCCTTCCCTCACCGCAAACGGACTTTTGGGAGGGCTTGTTGCGATCACCGCTCCCTGTGGATCTGTCACAAACGGAGCGTCTATCTTGATCGGAATTGTTGGAGGAATTATTATCTACGCAGGAGTCATGTTCAACGAAAATGTCCTCAAGGTAGACGACCCTGTAGGTGCAGTCGCGGTGCACGGATACTGCGGAAGCTGGGGCCTGCTTTCAGTAGGACTCTTCTCAATAGGGATAGGAAACGGCGTCCTTGTGGATGCAGTCTATGCAGCTGAAGTTCCCGGATTGTTCTACGGAGGCGGTGTCGGGTTACTTGCAATCCAAGCAGTAGGAGTAATCCTGAGCATCGTATGGGCTTTCGGGATATCATATATAGTCTTCAAGATCATTGACATGGTTATCGGACTGCGGGTTTCTGAAGATATTGAAATCATGGGTCTGGATATCGCCGAACACGATATCAGGGCATACCCTGAACACCAATTAATAGAGGACTGA
- a CDS encoding ATP-binding cassette domain-containing protein: MNFSYGQNLVLQNVSMYIKPGEIVGLTGPVGAGKSTFMRLLVGLLEPDNGIMKIDGYSHSAKRFREMIGVLFQHSSRQLFEKTVYDDIAFGPSNFGLDKRDIEAQVQNAVDIVGLDESLLEVSPFGISGGEQKLVALAGIIAQLPRYMLLDEPFAGLDTKGKTRLPYIIQALQNMGVGIIVISHHLDKLLEVAPRIIYLRDGRVCFDGQRQQYLLDDTLPLPAITNLMKGLHERGLPVNPDTFTVKSAMKQLAKLGLGDVDDA, from the coding sequence TTGAATTTTTCATACGGGCAAAATTTAGTTTTACAAAATGTATCCATGTACATAAAACCCGGTGAAATAGTGGGATTAACAGGACCTGTAGGTGCGGGCAAATCAACCTTTATGCGTCTTCTTGTGGGTCTGCTCGAACCAGACAATGGCATTATGAAAATCGATGGTTATTCACACAGTGCTAAAAGATTCAGGGAAATGATAGGTGTCCTGTTTCAGCACTCTTCCAGACAACTCTTTGAAAAAACGGTCTATGATGACATTGCCTTTGGACCTTCTAATTTTGGTTTGGATAAAAGGGATATTGAAGCTCAGGTCCAAAATGCCGTAGATATAGTGGGTCTGGATGAATCTCTCCTTGAAGTATCTCCTTTCGGGATAAGTGGAGGGGAACAGAAATTGGTGGCTCTGGCTGGAATAATTGCCCAGCTTCCCCGATATATGTTGCTCGATGAACCTTTTGCAGGACTTGATACCAAAGGAAAAACCCGCCTTCCTTATATTATACAGGCCTTGCAGAATATGGGAGTCGGAATTATAGTAATTTCCCATCACCTTGATAAACTGCTTGAAGTAGCTCCGCGAATTATTTACCTGCGGGATGGAAGGGTCTGTTTTGATGGTCAGAGGCAGCAGTATCTTTTAGATGATACTCTCCCTCTGCCGGCTATAACCAATTTGATGAAGGGGTTGCATGAAAGGGGTTTACCTGTGAACCCTGATACATTTACAGTGAAAAGTGCAATGAAGCAATTGGCAAAATTAGGCCTCGGAGATGTGGACGATGCCTGA
- a CDS encoding DUF167 domain-containing protein, which translates to MPIRDAIHTKGNGCIIDFEINPGSSKLVVPSGYNIWRKRVEGKLTESAQKGKANDQLIQRLSHIFQINSSSITIVAGAKTTKKSVHLENVYPKTAEDVLEQYL; encoded by the coding sequence ATGCCTATCCGGGATGCCATACACACAAAGGGGAATGGTTGTATAATTGATTTTGAAATTAATCCCGGCTCCAGCAAACTGGTAGTTCCTTCAGGTTACAATATCTGGCGTAAAAGGGTAGAGGGCAAATTAACCGAATCCGCGCAAAAAGGAAAAGCTAACGATCAGCTTATTCAACGGCTCAGTCATATATTCCAAATAAACAGTTCCTCAATAACCATTGTAGCCGGTGCAAAGACTACCAAGAAATCAGTACATCTTGAAAATGTGTATCCAAAAACAGCAGAAGATGTCCTGGAGCAATACTTGTGA
- a CDS encoding DUF2178 domain-containing protein, with translation MQVKEIGMLTIGFILFLIGLGFYILEPAWIINPSGTGGAFIGAGVALFLITLREIRLKSKGNIVEDERVFHIAEKASHKTLVILIVLEGTLMAFLGVTAFDIQAYPVVSLLFAITMISYAGFYYWYKK, from the coding sequence ATGCAAGTCAAAGAAATAGGTATGTTAACGATCGGATTCATTCTATTCCTGATAGGACTGGGATTTTACATTTTGGAACCCGCCTGGATTATAAATCCAAGTGGAACAGGTGGTGCATTCATAGGGGCGGGAGTAGCATTGTTCCTGATCACTCTTCGAGAAATCCGACTCAAAAGCAAGGGAAACATAGTAGAAGATGAAAGAGTATTTCATATCGCTGAGAAGGCCAGCCACAAGACCCTTGTCATACTCATTGTACTTGAAGGTACATTGATGGCATTTCTTGGTGTTACGGCGTTCGATATCCAGGCATATCCAGTTGTGTCTCTCCTGTTTGCTATAACAATGATTTCCTATGCGGGCTTTTACTATTGGTACAAGAAATAA
- a CDS encoding DsrE/DsrF/DrsH-like family protein: protein MHKVTNVLILLKSMIYESTGPLETLRFAKHYSEQGLNVNIVLFGPMGVMLAKKDKAGALEYDKKVDECMNLGVNFMCCKLGSSLVGLKYEEMIPGIEMVEPEAIADTILEFSQKQQLIITL, encoded by the coding sequence ATGCACAAAGTCACAAATGTCCTGATCCTCCTCAAAAGCATGATTTATGAAAGTACCGGTCCACTGGAGACCCTGAGATTTGCAAAGCACTACAGTGAACAGGGCCTGAATGTCAATATAGTTCTCTTTGGCCCCATGGGAGTAATGCTTGCCAAGAAGGACAAAGCAGGGGCACTGGAATACGACAAAAAAGTCGATGAATGTATGAATCTGGGTGTGAACTTTATGTGCTGCAAACTTGGTTCTTCACTTGTAGGGCTCAAATATGAAGAGATGATACCTGGCATTGAAATGGTAGAACCCGAAGCTATTGCAGATACCATTCTGGAATTTAGCCAGAAACAACAACTTATAATTACACTTTAA
- a CDS encoding glutamate synthase-related protein, with protein sequence MGNLRQPNANEATRTFNRSKSVAPMSGICTRCVDGCRGNCEIFKSSFRGREVLYPGPFGEVTAGADKDYPVDYSHLNIQGYAVGAVGLPDGMEASPETARFPNVNTETEYGWNKKVKMRLPAFTGALGSTDIARKNWNEFAVGAAITGITLVCGENVCGIDPELKRDNNGLVTESPEMDRRIAAYNKFHDGYGEMLVQMNVEDTKLGVAEYISSKHEMDTLELKWGQGAKCIGGEIKVRELDRALELKRRGYIVTPDPENAAVQEAYKVGAIREFERHSRLGFVDKEGFLEEVDRLRSIGYDRITLKTGAYSMVEAAMALKYSSEAKIDLLTFDGAPGGTGMSPWPMMEEWGIPTFYLQSLVYEFAEKLNNKGERVPDLAMAGGFSSEDGIYKALAMGSPYFKAVCMGRGLMIPGMVGKNIGKWLDEDNLPKTVSEFGHRPEEIFVYYEDLEERYGEDVKDIPLGAMGIYSYGEKLKVGLQQLMAGSRRFNINTLSRKDVMALTEEAAEVSGIDYVMNAYRDVAEQILDE encoded by the coding sequence ATGGGCAATCTTAGACAACCAAATGCAAATGAAGCAACAAGGACCTTCAACAGGTCCAAAAGTGTTGCCCCGATGTCCGGGATCTGCACACGCTGTGTAGACGGATGCCGTGGTAACTGCGAAATATTCAAATCATCATTCAGAGGACGTGAAGTCCTGTACCCCGGACCTTTCGGCGAAGTAACTGCCGGAGCAGACAAGGACTATCCTGTAGACTATTCTCATCTCAACATCCAGGGATATGCAGTAGGTGCAGTAGGTCTTCCTGATGGAATGGAAGCCAGCCCCGAGACCGCAAGATTCCCCAATGTAAACACTGAAACCGAATACGGATGGAACAAGAAAGTGAAAATGAGGCTGCCTGCATTCACCGGTGCTCTCGGTTCCACCGATATCGCAAGGAAAAACTGGAACGAGTTCGCCGTCGGTGCAGCAATCACTGGAATCACCCTTGTATGTGGGGAAAACGTGTGCGGAATCGACCCGGAACTCAAACGTGACAATAACGGCCTAGTCACCGAATCCCCGGAAATGGACAGAAGGATCGCAGCCTACAATAAGTTCCACGATGGCTACGGTGAAATGCTTGTCCAGATGAACGTAGAAGACACCAAACTCGGTGTTGCAGAATATATCTCCAGCAAACACGAAATGGACACCCTTGAACTCAAATGGGGACAGGGAGCCAAATGTATCGGTGGGGAAATCAAAGTACGTGAACTTGACCGTGCCCTCGAACTCAAGAGACGTGGATACATCGTTACCCCGGACCCCGAAAACGCAGCCGTCCAGGAAGCTTACAAGGTCGGTGCAATCAGGGAATTTGAACGCCACTCCAGACTTGGGTTTGTTGACAAGGAAGGTTTCCTTGAAGAAGTTGACCGCCTCAGATCCATCGGCTATGACCGTATCACCTTGAAGACCGGTGCATACTCCATGGTTGAGGCCGCAATGGCACTCAAATACTCCTCAGAAGCAAAGATCGACCTGCTCACCTTCGATGGTGCACCCGGTGGTACAGGTATGAGTCCCTGGCCAATGATGGAAGAATGGGGTATTCCGACCTTCTATCTCCAGTCCCTTGTCTATGAGTTCGCAGAAAAACTCAACAACAAAGGTGAAAGAGTACCAGATCTCGCGATGGCCGGCGGATTCTCCAGCGAAGATGGTATCTACAAAGCACTTGCAATGGGTTCCCCATACTTCAAAGCAGTATGCATGGGCCGTGGTCTCATGATACCAGGTATGGTCGGTAAGAACATCGGCAAATGGCTCGATGAAGACAACTTGCCAAAAACCGTTTCCGAATTCGGCCACCGTCCAGAAGAAATCTTTGTCTACTATGAAGATCTGGAAGAACGCTATGGTGAAGATGTCAAGGACATCCCACTGGGTGCAATGGGTATCTACTCCTACGGAGAGAAACTCAAGGTCGGTCTGCAGCAGCTCATGGCCGGTTCACGCAGATTCAACATCAACACACTGTCCCGCAAAGACGTAATGGCCCTCACCGAGGAAGCCGCAGAAGTATCAGGCATCGATTATGTCATGAATGCCTACAGGGACGTAGCAGAACAGATTCTGGACGAATAA
- a CDS encoding forkhead box protein, translating into MEQLLKLKDKLEKMTSAELYEYVKENYPENPDAGLGKKKLVIRRILNLEREKMNKCE; encoded by the coding sequence ATGGAACAACTGCTTAAACTCAAGGACAAACTTGAAAAAATGACGTCTGCCGAACTCTATGAATATGTAAAGGAGAACTATCCGGAAAACCCCGATGCGGGCCTGGGAAAGAAAAAACTGGTAATACGCAGGATCTTAAACCTTGAAAGGGAGAAAATGAATAAGTGCGAGTGA
- a CDS encoding energy-coupling factor transporter transmembrane component T family protein, which yields MPDYFLSFVPGDSFLHRLDPRTKLIATMLISILIFRLHITGLVLLFALFMVLYYLSSVRIAMLRNLHPIAPFLIFIFIFQLFLIPGNSFMDIYGFSATSEGFFEGLRIVGRFVLLIQFASLLTATTSPAHMAAGIERLLRPLPGKVLGVTSFDIATMMSLSIHLVPVLNRFLKEVYQAQLCRGLGRQKRISGLVSLAIPLLRGAFRMMDDISMGMESRCYQGNYRTSLFELKMEKYDWMVLMLVFVLLLAFWDLSITLLPSYQI from the coding sequence ATGCCTGATTACTTTTTGAGTTTTGTCCCCGGAGATTCCTTCTTGCACAGGCTTGACCCTCGTACAAAACTGATAGCTACGATGCTGATCAGCATTTTGATCTTCAGGTTGCATATTACAGGCCTGGTCCTGCTATTTGCATTATTCATGGTTTTGTACTATCTTTCCTCTGTGCGGATTGCGATGCTACGAAACCTTCATCCGATTGCCCCCTTCTTAATCTTTATTTTTATATTCCAGCTATTCCTGATACCCGGGAATAGTTTTATGGATATCTATGGATTTTCTGCCACATCAGAAGGCTTTTTTGAGGGCCTGAGGATAGTGGGGCGTTTTGTTCTTTTGATACAATTTGCCTCCCTGTTGACGGCTACGACTTCTCCTGCTCACATGGCGGCGGGAATTGAAAGGCTACTTCGTCCCCTGCCCGGCAAGGTCTTAGGGGTGACTTCTTTTGATATTGCCACCATGATGTCCCTCTCCATCCATCTGGTCCCTGTTTTGAACAGGTTCCTGAAAGAAGTGTATCAGGCACAGCTCTGCAGGGGGCTGGGAAGACAAAAGAGGATTTCAGGTTTGGTCTCACTGGCGATACCTTTGCTCAGGGGAGCTTTCAGGATGATGGATGATATATCCATGGGAATGGAGAGCAGGTGCTATCAGGGCAACTACAGGACATCCCTTTTTGAATTGAAAATGGAAAAATACGACTGGATGGTCCTTATGCTGGTTTTTGTATTGTTGCTTGCTTTCTGGGATTTGAGTATCACTCTTTTACCCTCTTATCAGATATAA
- a CDS encoding hydantoinase/oxoprolinase family protein yields the protein MVYSLGIDAGGTYTDSVLLDDDTDSILDSNKALTTYPDPLDGIKNSIDGLDQEKLKKVKIVSVSTTLSTNTILEGTGFPVGLFLIGNYDLKEKLPTPHYVKVAGGHTYNGGEKEPLDEEAVRDFAVKIKDKVAAFAISSFFSIRNPDHEIRAKQIIREATGLPVVCAHELSQDLGAFERATTAFFNAQLLPITERFMSTVEKDVTSRGISPKIFMLKCDGSVIGIKSALEKPIESIFSGPAGSLVGASFLTGNDSCAVIDVGGTSTDISVIKDGVPEMSEMGAVVGGWKTRVKAIKMETSAMGGDSHIWVKDGKLNVGPRRVIPLCRAADLYPHFLELLKINPIPSKTLIGMNFQPTTFFTRTEYEAMGLNDLEQELLDSISSSPTSLRELRSRMGRYPSTRILDSLIQKRLVQCIGFTPTDALHVLGDYTARNVEAAEVGAEYLGSLCKRTGDEFARYVKETFAKNMASDLISFFLEGIPREEIRKIFDIDCPTKFKVDIPVVLIGGPVVAYKDILGSIIDAEIIVPKYSDVGNATGALAAKGVRRVDFLIRPASMAAPDWEYYVFSEKGRQSFYEYKDAIKYARETGQSMVMQYMEDAGLDPDHVEIDVKKDEIVPEGWDFPMETRIRIIGVGTRLIDEEA from the coding sequence ATGGTATACAGTTTGGGAATAGATGCTGGAGGAACTTATACTGATTCTGTTCTTCTGGATGATGACACTGATAGTATTCTTGATTCAAATAAAGCACTTACAACATATCCCGATCCCCTTGATGGGATAAAAAACTCAATTGATGGTCTAGATCAGGAAAAACTCAAGAAAGTAAAGATTGTTTCCGTATCAACAACCCTTTCTACAAACACGATTCTTGAAGGTACGGGTTTCCCCGTTGGCCTGTTCTTGATAGGAAATTATGATCTCAAGGAAAAACTTCCGACTCCCCATTACGTAAAAGTTGCCGGTGGCCATACATATAATGGTGGGGAGAAAGAGCCTCTGGATGAAGAAGCAGTCAGGGATTTTGCGGTGAAAATAAAGGACAAGGTTGCAGCTTTTGCAATTTCTTCCTTCTTCAGTATTCGTAACCCCGATCATGAGATCCGGGCCAAGCAAATAATCCGCGAAGCTACCGGTCTTCCTGTGGTATGTGCACACGAACTTTCTCAGGATCTGGGTGCCTTTGAGAGAGCAACTACTGCCTTTTTCAATGCTCAGCTATTGCCCATTACAGAAAGATTCATGTCCACTGTGGAAAAGGATGTAACTTCCAGGGGAATCAGCCCGAAGATATTCATGCTCAAATGTGACGGTTCTGTAATTGGTATCAAGAGTGCACTGGAAAAGCCGATTGAATCTATTTTCTCAGGACCTGCGGGAAGCCTTGTAGGTGCTTCCTTTTTGACAGGAAATGACTCATGCGCCGTTATTGACGTGGGAGGTACAAGTACCGATATTTCCGTTATAAAAGACGGTGTCCCTGAAATGAGTGAGATGGGAGCGGTTGTCGGAGGATGGAAGACCCGTGTCAAAGCCATTAAGATGGAAACCTCAGCAATGGGTGGTGACAGTCACATATGGGTAAAGGACGGTAAATTGAATGTCGGACCGCGACGTGTGATTCCTCTTTGCAGAGCAGCTGATCTCTATCCCCATTTCCTGGAACTTCTCAAGATCAATCCCATACCATCCAAAACTTTGATCGGCATGAATTTCCAGCCCACGACTTTCTTTACACGTACTGAATATGAAGCCATGGGCCTTAATGACCTGGAGCAGGAATTGCTTGATTCCATTTCAAGCAGTCCCACCTCGCTGAGGGAGCTACGCAGCCGCATGGGCAGGTATCCCTCAACCAGGATTCTGGATAGCCTTATTCAGAAAAGGCTTGTGCAGTGTATTGGTTTTACACCCACGGATGCTCTGCATGTACTGGGAGATTACACTGCCCGCAATGTGGAAGCAGCTGAGGTGGGTGCTGAATACCTGGGCTCCCTGTGTAAAAGAACCGGGGATGAATTTGCCAGGTATGTCAAGGAAACCTTTGCCAAGAACATGGCCTCCGACCTGATTTCCTTTTTCCTGGAAGGCATTCCCAGGGAAGAGATTCGTAAAATATTCGATATAGATTGTCCTACAAAGTTTAAGGTTGATATCCCGGTTGTTCTTATCGGTGGACCCGTGGTTGCTTATAAGGATATACTTGGAAGTATTATTGATGCCGAGATTATTGTGCCAAAATATTCGGATGTCGGTAATGCCACAGGTGCCCTTGCAGCCAAAGGTGTAAGAAGGGTTGATTTCCTTATAAGGCCTGCTTCCATGGCAGCGCCGGATTGGGAATACTACGTATTTTCTGAAAAAGGGCGACAGAGTTTCTATGAATATAAAGATGCTATAAAATATGCCAGGGAAACAGGACAATCCATGGTCATGCAATACATGGAAGACGCCGGTTTGGATCCGGATCATGTGGAAATTGACGTCAAGAAGGATGAGATTGTGCCGGAAGGTTGGGATTTCCCAATGGAAACCAGAATCAGGATAATAGGAGTCGGCACCCGCCTGATAGATGAAGAGGCCTGA